In Vespa velutina chromosome 1, iVesVel2.1, whole genome shotgun sequence, the following proteins share a genomic window:
- the LOC124946604 gene encoding mitochondrial glycine transporter-like isoform X2 → MIRYSDMQGHSIDLESEETEISKEYPILKSFLAGSFSGTFSTILFQPLDLIKTRLQSRVTTHVEPTRNGMLTTIVHIIKKENVFGLWRGMTPSITRVIPGVGLYFSSLDWLKHTLQLEEPLTPLQAISLGITARSMSGGLLIPITVVKTRFESGVYKYNSVAEALRLIYRQEGIKGLSSGLVPTLLRDAPYSGLYLLFYTQLKQIAAHTELIIHQNTSVPVHFSCGVLAGIFAAIVTHPPDVIKTKMQLYPNEFKTIYSATYIVYKKYGILGYFKGIVPRMLRRTLMTTMAWTVYEQITRSIGLK, encoded by the exons tatcccatattaaaatcttttcttgCTGGCTCATTTTCTGGTACTTTTTCGACAATTCTATTTCAACCAttggatttaattaaaactagATTACAAAGCAGAGTTACTACTCATGTTGA ACCAACAAGAAATGGGATGCTAACAACAattgtacatataataaaaaaagaaaatgtatttggATTATGGCGGGGTATGACACCA tctatAACAAGGGTCATCCCTGGTGTTGGACTATACTTTTCCTCTTTGGATTGGTTAAAACATACATTACAGCTAGAAGAACCATTAACACCTCTACAAGCTATATCGTTAGGTATTACAGCTCGATCTATGTCTGGTGGTTTATTAATTCCAATTACCGTTGTTAAAACACGATTTGAG agcGGCGTTTACAAATACAATAGCGTTGCAGAAGCTTTGAGGCTCATATATAGGCAAGAAGGTATTAAAGGTCTGTCAAGTGGCCTAGTACCAACATTACTTCGCGATGCACCATACAGTGGTCTTTATCTGTTATTTTATAcacaattaaaacaaatagCTGCTCATACAG AGCTCATCATTCATCAAAATACCTCTGTACCAGTACACTTCAGCTGTGGGGTTTTAGCAGGAATTTTTGCTGCTATTGTAACGCATCCACCAGATGTTATTAAAACGAAGATGCAACTTTAtccaaatgaatttaaaactaTTTACAGTGCCacttatattgtatataaaaagtatggAATTTTAGGATATTTTAAAGGAATTGTTCCTAGAATGTTAAGAAGAACACTAATGACTACTATGGCTTGGACTGTTTATGAACAG ATTACACGAAGCATTgggttaaaataa
- the LOC124946568 gene encoding luc7-like protein 3 isoform X2: MAAAAAAALLDELMGRNRNVLPNEKPKELNWEDPEFCKLYLVKFCPHDLFVNTRADLGACSRVHDDEARELFEKAPYSYRKQQYEDEFIRFCQSMLNEVERKIVKGKQRLALIGRTEAPTLTPAQTQRNEEQIALLTEKINKLVEEAEQSGIQGNVEQAQGLMRLCDQLKEERETLRKSNDNSHYNQTAELAAAQEKQMEVCDVCGAFLIVGDAQQRIDDHLMGKQHVGYARLKSALQEIMNKREKARDEKEQKREEERKQRARANEELDRRRRESDRDRDRDRERDKRRRRTDDDKGRHDSGSHRNSGHRSRSRSREKHDRHRDDDNHRRHSRDKGNRDHRSSSHHNRRRHRSRSRSHK, encoded by the exons atggctgctgccgctgctgctgctttaCTTGATGAGCTTATggggagaaatagaaatgttcTTCCCAATGAAAAACCAAAAGAACTTAATTGGGAGGATCCTGAG TTTTGCAAATTATATTTGGTAAAATTCTGTCCTCATGATTTATTTGTGAATACGAGAGCTGACCTTGGAGCTTGTTCTCGAGTTCACGACGATGAGGCGAGAGAACTTTTTGAGAAAGCACCATACTCATATCGTAAACAGCAATACGAAGATGAATTTATTAGATTCTGTCAAAGTATGTTGAACGaggttgaaagaaaaattgtcaaaGGCAAACAACGTCTTGCTCTTATTGGAAGAACTGAAGcg cCTACTCTGACTCCTGCACAGActcaaagaaatgaagaacaaATAGCTTTGCTaacggaaaaaataaataaattagtagAAGAGGCAGAACAAAGTGGAATTCAAGGAAATGTAGAACAAGCTCAAGGCCTAATGAGACTTTGTGatcaattaaaagaagaacggGAAACTCTTAGAAAGTCTAATGATAATAGCCATTATAATCAA ACTGCTGAATTAGCTGCTGctcaagaaaaacaaatggagGTATGTGATGTGTGTGGTGCTTTTCTTATTGTTGGAGATGCTCAACAACGAATTGATGATCATTTGATGGGTAAACAACATGTGGGTTATGCAAGATTAAAAAGTGCTCTTCAAGAAATTATG AACAAACGTGAAAAAGCAAGGGATGAAAAAGAgcagaaaagagaagaggagagaaaacaGAGAGCACGTGCTAATGAAGAACTTGatagacgaagaagagaaagtgatagagatcgagatcgagatagagaaagggataaaCGACGTAGACGTACAGACGACGACAAGGGTAGACATGACTCAGGAAGTCATAG AAATTCTGGACATAGAAGTAGAAGCAGATCTAGAGAGAAGCATGATCGACATCGTGATGACGATAATCATCGACGTCATTCTCGCGACAAAG GAAATCGGGATCATCGAAGTTCCAGTCACCATAATCGTCGTCGCCATCGATCTCGAAGTCGAAGTCACAAGTAA
- the LOC124946604 gene encoding mitochondrial glycine transporter-like isoform X3, translating to MQGHSIDLESEETEISKEYPILKSFLAGSFSGTFSTILFQPLDLIKTRLQSRVTTHVEPTRNGMLTTIVHIIKKENVFGLWRGMTPSITRVIPGVGLYFSSLDWLKHTLQLEEPLTPLQAISLGITARSMSGGLLIPITVVKTRFESGVYKYNSVAEALRLIYRQEGIKGLSSGLVPTLLRDAPYSGLYLLFYTQLKQIAAHTELIIHQNTSVPVHFSCGVLAGIFAAIVTHPPDVIKTKMQLYPNEFKTIYSATYIVYKKYGILGYFKGIVPRMLRRTLMTTMAWTVYEQITRSIGLK from the exons tatcccatattaaaatcttttcttgCTGGCTCATTTTCTGGTACTTTTTCGACAATTCTATTTCAACCAttggatttaattaaaactagATTACAAAGCAGAGTTACTACTCATGTTGA ACCAACAAGAAATGGGATGCTAACAACAattgtacatataataaaaaaagaaaatgtatttggATTATGGCGGGGTATGACACCA tctatAACAAGGGTCATCCCTGGTGTTGGACTATACTTTTCCTCTTTGGATTGGTTAAAACATACATTACAGCTAGAAGAACCATTAACACCTCTACAAGCTATATCGTTAGGTATTACAGCTCGATCTATGTCTGGTGGTTTATTAATTCCAATTACCGTTGTTAAAACACGATTTGAG agcGGCGTTTACAAATACAATAGCGTTGCAGAAGCTTTGAGGCTCATATATAGGCAAGAAGGTATTAAAGGTCTGTCAAGTGGCCTAGTACCAACATTACTTCGCGATGCACCATACAGTGGTCTTTATCTGTTATTTTATAcacaattaaaacaaatagCTGCTCATACAG AGCTCATCATTCATCAAAATACCTCTGTACCAGTACACTTCAGCTGTGGGGTTTTAGCAGGAATTTTTGCTGCTATTGTAACGCATCCACCAGATGTTATTAAAACGAAGATGCAACTTTAtccaaatgaatttaaaactaTTTACAGTGCCacttatattgtatataaaaagtatggAATTTTAGGATATTTTAAAGGAATTGTTCCTAGAATGTTAAGAAGAACACTAATGACTACTATGGCTTGGACTGTTTATGAACAG ATTACACGAAGCATTgggttaaaataa
- the LOC124946568 gene encoding luc7-like protein 3 isoform X1 yields MAAAAAAALLDELMGRNRNVLPNEKPKELNWEDPEFCKLYLVKFCPHDLFVNTRADLGACSRVHDDEARELFEKAPYSYRKQQYEDEFIRFCQSMLNEVERKIVKGKQRLALIGRTEAPTLTPAQTQRNEEQIALLTEKINKLVEEAEQSGIQGNVEQAQGLMRLCDQLKEERETLRKSNDNSHYNQTAELAAAQEKQMEVCDVCGAFLIVGDAQQRIDDHLMGKQHVGYARLKSALQEIMNKREKARDEKEQKREEERKQRARANEELDRRRRESDRDRDRDRERDKRRRRTDDDKGRHDSGSHRNSGHRSRSRSREKHDRHRDDDNHRRHSRDKGNRDHRSSSHHNRRRHRSRSRSHKFFTRAKTGQWE; encoded by the exons atggctgctgccgctgctgctgctttaCTTGATGAGCTTATggggagaaatagaaatgttcTTCCCAATGAAAAACCAAAAGAACTTAATTGGGAGGATCCTGAG TTTTGCAAATTATATTTGGTAAAATTCTGTCCTCATGATTTATTTGTGAATACGAGAGCTGACCTTGGAGCTTGTTCTCGAGTTCACGACGATGAGGCGAGAGAACTTTTTGAGAAAGCACCATACTCATATCGTAAACAGCAATACGAAGATGAATTTATTAGATTCTGTCAAAGTATGTTGAACGaggttgaaagaaaaattgtcaaaGGCAAACAACGTCTTGCTCTTATTGGAAGAACTGAAGcg cCTACTCTGACTCCTGCACAGActcaaagaaatgaagaacaaATAGCTTTGCTaacggaaaaaataaataaattagtagAAGAGGCAGAACAAAGTGGAATTCAAGGAAATGTAGAACAAGCTCAAGGCCTAATGAGACTTTGTGatcaattaaaagaagaacggGAAACTCTTAGAAAGTCTAATGATAATAGCCATTATAATCAA ACTGCTGAATTAGCTGCTGctcaagaaaaacaaatggagGTATGTGATGTGTGTGGTGCTTTTCTTATTGTTGGAGATGCTCAACAACGAATTGATGATCATTTGATGGGTAAACAACATGTGGGTTATGCAAGATTAAAAAGTGCTCTTCAAGAAATTATG AACAAACGTGAAAAAGCAAGGGATGAAAAAGAgcagaaaagagaagaggagagaaaacaGAGAGCACGTGCTAATGAAGAACTTGatagacgaagaagagaaagtgatagagatcgagatcgagatagagaaagggataaaCGACGTAGACGTACAGACGACGACAAGGGTAGACATGACTCAGGAAGTCATAG AAATTCTGGACATAGAAGTAGAAGCAGATCTAGAGAGAAGCATGATCGACATCGTGATGACGATAATCATCGACGTCATTCTCGCGACAAAG GAAATCGGGATCATCGAAGTTCCAGTCACCATAATCGTCGTCGCCATCGATCTCGAAGTCGAAGTCACAA GTTCTTTACCAG AGCGAAGACAGGGCAATGGGAATAA
- the LOC124946604 gene encoding mitochondrial glycine transporter-like isoform X4 — protein MEAIGAYPILKSFLAGSFSGTFSTILFQPLDLIKTRLQSRVTTHVEPTRNGMLTTIVHIIKKENVFGLWRGMTPSITRVIPGVGLYFSSLDWLKHTLQLEEPLTPLQAISLGITARSMSGGLLIPITVVKTRFESGVYKYNSVAEALRLIYRQEGIKGLSSGLVPTLLRDAPYSGLYLLFYTQLKQIAAHTELIIHQNTSVPVHFSCGVLAGIFAAIVTHPPDVIKTKMQLYPNEFKTIYSATYIVYKKYGILGYFKGIVPRMLRRTLMTTMAWTVYEQITRSIGLK, from the exons tatcccatattaaaatcttttcttgCTGGCTCATTTTCTGGTACTTTTTCGACAATTCTATTTCAACCAttggatttaattaaaactagATTACAAAGCAGAGTTACTACTCATGTTGA ACCAACAAGAAATGGGATGCTAACAACAattgtacatataataaaaaaagaaaatgtatttggATTATGGCGGGGTATGACACCA tctatAACAAGGGTCATCCCTGGTGTTGGACTATACTTTTCCTCTTTGGATTGGTTAAAACATACATTACAGCTAGAAGAACCATTAACACCTCTACAAGCTATATCGTTAGGTATTACAGCTCGATCTATGTCTGGTGGTTTATTAATTCCAATTACCGTTGTTAAAACACGATTTGAG agcGGCGTTTACAAATACAATAGCGTTGCAGAAGCTTTGAGGCTCATATATAGGCAAGAAGGTATTAAAGGTCTGTCAAGTGGCCTAGTACCAACATTACTTCGCGATGCACCATACAGTGGTCTTTATCTGTTATTTTATAcacaattaaaacaaatagCTGCTCATACAG AGCTCATCATTCATCAAAATACCTCTGTACCAGTACACTTCAGCTGTGGGGTTTTAGCAGGAATTTTTGCTGCTATTGTAACGCATCCACCAGATGTTATTAAAACGAAGATGCAACTTTAtccaaatgaatttaaaactaTTTACAGTGCCacttatattgtatataaaaagtatggAATTTTAGGATATTTTAAAGGAATTGTTCCTAGAATGTTAAGAAGAACACTAATGACTACTATGGCTTGGACTGTTTATGAACAG ATTACACGAAGCATTgggttaaaataa